Proteins encoded in a region of the Pseudomonas syringae KCTC 12500 genome:
- a CDS encoding UvrD-helicase domain-containing protein, with protein sequence MPDDLPSALPHDLDVDLVPPRQLPFFRRLLARLMGRSLTGLRSQHAPSWSQGHADGYLNGHIEGVREGYEEGYLDGQESGRQVLVINDTRPARHRGPKVDDHLFDDWRLALTPELKKRIKADVAEKLPAHAQPSAAQWKMIFSDTPSTYVIAGAGAGKSTSLVLRILLLHHYLGFELNAMTVVTFTRESRKDFISKLIDVMALWGHVLEQKQARELVRTFHSRILPLVRSLPGFEQLRAFENLSSQSSGLEEVDSNPFDLRINDAQRQQLNLCYRDLYAGNERFREVMAPLYRHALQLKELDRDHPDVQKRVAVTELSSKRDEEWCDTVEDLWIRAGAWPIKGIEPMRQAVEINGFPFSFHGYIAELDAWVVLGLDASEDQQLKRPGAKLPVWAEGVIKRTLFQAFCSKPLIWMDNYQSASEVLQSLAGEAAAGPGFDYRVKGELGAAPLLDCFVTAASFIENLELDVPSAVSEMSFASDDPDRFFFEALSLFWKAFETHLLAQSPPIMTYNRMFALFGETSPENLKHVSDPMLRPLAHLMIDEFQDVSPQIVSWLRASLREIRRRGPALHTGRIAQHSSLLCVGDDWQSIYGWRGSSPKYFMEFAKEFSSPATTRVMLSDNFRSHQHIIDAAEHIVRAAPAIPGKKARASGPLQELLPVKVLDRDEDELAERVAEHYHDGDSILLLYRKSSEKARFSARLQALIDADSANGAQNRRIRTLTYHSSKGLQADAVFLLGDCQHLTVSPYKNQVYRLAGLGDASDLQPFDTAQKDEVLRLAYVAITRSARHCYWYIDESASSGDAVQMPKASDRIARDKPFFEDLRNRVRAG encoded by the coding sequence GTGCCTGACGACCTGCCTTCTGCGCTTCCTCATGACCTGGATGTCGACCTTGTACCGCCCCGGCAATTGCCGTTTTTTCGACGCCTGTTGGCGCGGCTGATGGGGCGCAGTCTTACCGGACTGCGCTCGCAGCACGCGCCCTCATGGTCGCAGGGGCATGCCGACGGTTATCTGAACGGCCACATCGAAGGCGTGCGTGAAGGCTATGAAGAGGGTTACCTGGATGGCCAGGAGTCGGGCCGCCAGGTGCTGGTCATCAACGATACCCGGCCAGCCCGGCATCGTGGCCCCAAGGTCGACGATCATTTGTTCGACGACTGGCGGCTGGCGCTTACGCCTGAGCTGAAAAAGCGCATCAAGGCCGACGTCGCCGAAAAACTCCCCGCACATGCCCAGCCCAGCGCGGCCCAGTGGAAGATGATTTTCAGCGATACGCCGTCTACCTACGTGATTGCCGGGGCAGGCGCGGGCAAGTCCACGTCGCTGGTCCTGCGGATTCTGCTGCTGCATCACTACCTGGGCTTCGAACTGAACGCCATGACGGTGGTGACCTTCACCCGTGAGTCGCGCAAGGACTTCATCAGCAAACTGATCGACGTCATGGCCCTGTGGGGGCATGTGCTGGAGCAAAAGCAGGCGCGCGAGCTGGTACGCACCTTCCATTCGCGCATTCTGCCGCTGGTGCGCAGCCTGCCGGGGTTTGAGCAGCTGCGCGCGTTCGAGAACCTGAGCAGCCAGTCGTCCGGGCTGGAAGAGGTGGACAGCAACCCCTTCGACTTGCGTATCAACGATGCGCAGCGCCAGCAACTCAATCTCTGCTATCGCGATCTGTACGCCGGTAACGAGCGTTTTCGCGAAGTCATGGCGCCGTTATATCGCCATGCCCTGCAGCTCAAGGAACTGGACCGCGATCACCCTGATGTGCAGAAACGGGTCGCGGTGACCGAGCTGTCCTCGAAACGCGATGAAGAGTGGTGCGATACCGTTGAAGACTTGTGGATCCGCGCTGGGGCCTGGCCTATAAAGGGCATTGAGCCCATGCGCCAAGCTGTTGAAATAAATGGTTTTCCGTTTTCGTTTCACGGCTATATCGCCGAGCTGGATGCCTGGGTCGTGCTGGGTCTGGACGCCAGTGAGGACCAGCAACTCAAGCGGCCGGGCGCCAAATTGCCGGTGTGGGCAGAAGGCGTCATAAAGCGCACACTGTTTCAAGCTTTCTGCAGTAAGCCATTGATATGGATGGATAACTACCAGTCGGCTAGCGAGGTTTTGCAATCGCTGGCAGGGGAAGCCGCCGCGGGGCCCGGATTCGACTACCGGGTCAAGGGCGAGCTCGGTGCGGCACCCTTGCTGGACTGTTTTGTCACGGCTGCCAGCTTTATCGAGAACCTCGAGCTGGATGTGCCGAGCGCCGTGTCCGAGATGAGTTTTGCCAGCGATGACCCGGACCGTTTCTTCTTCGAAGCGCTCAGCCTGTTCTGGAAAGCCTTCGAAACGCACCTGCTGGCTCAATCGCCGCCGATCATGACCTACAACCGCATGTTTGCCTTGTTCGGCGAAACGTCTCCCGAGAACCTCAAGCACGTCAGTGACCCGATGCTCAGACCTCTCGCGCATTTGATGATCGACGAGTTCCAGGATGTCTCGCCGCAGATCGTTTCATGGCTACGCGCCAGCCTGCGCGAAATCAGGCGTCGTGGTCCGGCATTGCACACAGGCCGCATCGCTCAGCACTCGTCGCTGCTGTGTGTTGGTGACGATTGGCAATCGATCTACGGCTGGCGCGGCAGTTCGCCGAAGTACTTCATGGAGTTCGCAAAGGAGTTTTCCTCCCCGGCGACCACCAGGGTCATGCTCAGTGACAACTTCCGCAGTCACCAGCACATCATCGACGCCGCCGAGCACATCGTCCGTGCGGCCCCGGCTATCCCGGGCAAGAAGGCCCGGGCCAGTGGCCCGCTTCAGGAACTGCTGCCGGTCAAGGTACTGGATCGCGATGAGGACGAGCTTGCCGAGCGGGTCGCCGAGCATTACCACGATGGCGACTCGATCCTGCTGCTGTACCGCAAGAGCAGCGAGAAGGCGCGCTTCTCGGCGCGTCTGCAGGCATTGATTGACGCCGATTCGGCAAATGGCGCGCAGAATCGCCGTATCAGAACGCTGACCTACCACAGTTCCAAGGGCTTGCAGGCGGATGCCGTATTTTTGCTGGGCGATTGTCAGCATCTGACCGTCTCGCCCTACAAGAATCAGGTTTACCGGTTGGCAGGGCTGGGTGATGCGAGTGATCTTCAGCCATTCGATACCGCACAGAAGGATGAAGTCTTGCGTCTGGCCTATGTCGCCATTACTCGCTCGGCACGGCACTGTTATTGGTATATCGATGAAAGCGCCAGTTCGGGAGACGCAGTTCAGATGCCCAAAGCGTCAGACCGGATTGCCCGCGACAAGCCTTTCTTCGAAGACCTGCGTAACAGGGTTCGTGCTGGCTGA
- a CDS encoding sugar kinase gives MSLPRVALIGECMIELQQHADGSLRQSFGGDTLNTAVYLSRLLGERAKVDYVTALGEDSFSDAMCRIWTDEGIGLGKVQRLPGRLPGLYCIQTDANGERRFLYWRNEAAVRDCFMTPAAEPILAALASYDVLYFSGITLAVLGEQGRAKLLEALACARRRGVRVAFDNNYRPRLWASAEQAREAYRACLQHVDLALLTEDDEQALYGYADSEQLLAAYRGRGIGEIVVKRGAQSCLVEAGGERFEIAAQKVERVVDTTAAGDSFSAGYLAARLTGQHPLQAAEAGHRLASIVIQHPGALVPKSVMPV, from the coding sequence ATGAGCCTTCCACGGGTCGCCCTGATCGGCGAATGCATGATCGAACTGCAACAGCATGCTGATGGCAGCCTGCGCCAGAGCTTCGGCGGCGACACGCTCAATACGGCGGTCTACCTTTCCCGATTGCTGGGTGAGCGGGCCAAGGTCGACTACGTCACGGCACTGGGTGAGGACAGCTTCAGCGATGCGATGTGCCGCATCTGGACGGACGAGGGCATCGGTCTGGGCAAGGTGCAGCGCCTGCCCGGACGCTTGCCGGGACTCTACTGCATCCAGACCGACGCCAATGGTGAGCGGCGCTTTCTCTACTGGCGCAACGAAGCTGCCGTGCGGGACTGCTTCATGACCCCGGCGGCCGAGCCGATCCTGGCAGCGCTGGCCAGCTATGACGTGCTGTATTTCAGCGGCATTACCTTGGCAGTGCTTGGCGAGCAGGGGCGTGCCAAACTGCTGGAGGCATTGGCGTGCGCGCGTCGGCGCGGTGTCAGGGTCGCCTTCGACAACAACTATCGTCCGCGGCTGTGGGCCAGTGCCGAGCAGGCCCGCGAAGCCTACCGTGCGTGTCTGCAGCATGTGGATCTGGCCTTGCTGACCGAAGACGACGAGCAGGCACTGTATGGCTATGCCGACAGCGAACAACTGCTGGCCGCCTATCGTGGGCGCGGCATCGGTGAAATCGTCGTCAAACGTGGCGCGCAGAGCTGTCTCGTTGAAGCCGGCGGCGAACGTTTCGAAATCGCAGCGCAGAAGGTCGAGCGTGTGGTCGATACCACGGCTGCGGGTGACTCCTTCAGTGCTGGTTATCTCGCGGCCCGGCTCACGGGTCAACACCCGCTGCAGGCGGCGGAAGCAGGGCATCGCCTGGCCAGTATCGTGATCCAGCATCCAGGCGCGCTGGTACCCAAGTCGGTCATGCCAGTCTGA
- a CDS encoding DUF1652 domain-containing protein, translated as MTKVTFPNACQLMRWHFHPVGFEASMDAPGSMIARLFDRASGETVVAIAGLPCSTVMNAADVERIIEAIEDELELFGTQTQRQIAGFI; from the coding sequence ATGACTAAAGTCACATTCCCCAATGCCTGCCAACTGATGCGCTGGCACTTCCACCCCGTGGGCTTTGAAGCCTCGATGGATGCGCCAGGGAGCATGATTGCGCGACTTTTCGACCGTGCCAGCGGTGAAACCGTGGTCGCCATTGCCGGCCTGCCCTGTTCAACGGTGATGAATGCCGCAGACGTGGAGCGCATCATCGAAGCCATAGAGGACGAGCTGGAATTATTCGGTACTCAGACGCAACGACAGATCGCCGGTTTTATCTGA
- a CDS encoding amino acid deaminase — MSTAVMDKGTAQPGDSLVSDVSLPALVIHNHALQHNIRWMQQFVSDSGAELAPHGKTSMVPALFRRQLDAGAWGMTLATAVQTQAAYAHGVRRVLMANQLVGAPNMAIVADMLADPMFEFHCMVDHPDNVAALGEFFAARGLRLNVMIEYGVPGGRCGCRSEEQVLALADAVLAQSALALTGIEGYEGVIHGDHAIQGIKAFAASLVRLAVDLQDKGAFALDRPIVTASGSAWYDLIAEAFDAQAVRERFLSVLRPGSYVVHDHGIYKDAQCCVLDRRAELSEALRPALEVWAHVQSMPEPGFAVIAMGKRDVAYDAGLPNPLLRYKPGVQSAGDDVSTCKVTAVMDQHAFMTVAPGCELKVGDIISFGTSHPCLTFDKWRSGCLVDNDLRVIEPFSTYF; from the coding sequence ATGAGCACCGCCGTAATGGACAAGGGTACTGCGCAGCCGGGTGACAGCCTGGTCAGTGATGTCAGCCTGCCCGCACTGGTGATTCATAATCACGCGCTGCAACACAATATTCGCTGGATGCAGCAGTTTGTCAGCGACAGCGGCGCAGAGCTGGCACCGCACGGCAAGACCAGCATGGTGCCCGCGCTGTTTCGCCGGCAACTGGACGCGGGCGCATGGGGCATGACCCTCGCCACGGCAGTCCAGACGCAGGCCGCTTATGCGCATGGCGTGCGCCGGGTGCTGATGGCCAACCAGTTGGTCGGTGCGCCGAACATGGCAATCGTTGCCGACATGCTGGCTGACCCCATGTTCGAGTTTCACTGCATGGTCGACCATCCGGACAATGTCGCCGCGCTGGGCGAGTTTTTCGCTGCGCGTGGCCTGCGTTTGAACGTGATGATCGAATACGGCGTACCCGGCGGGCGCTGCGGCTGCCGTAGCGAAGAGCAGGTGCTGGCGCTGGCCGACGCTGTTCTGGCTCAATCGGCGCTGGCATTGACAGGCATCGAGGGGTACGAGGGCGTGATCCATGGCGATCACGCCATCCAAGGCATCAAGGCCTTTGCCGCATCGCTGGTGCGCTTGGCTGTCGACCTGCAGGACAAGGGCGCCTTCGCTCTGGATCGCCCGATCGTCACTGCGTCCGGCTCGGCCTGGTATGACCTGATCGCCGAAGCATTCGACGCCCAGGCTGTTCGCGAGCGCTTCCTCAGCGTGCTGCGACCTGGCAGCTATGTGGTGCATGACCACGGCATCTACAAGGACGCGCAGTGCTGCGTGCTGGATCGGCGCGCCGAATTGAGCGAAGCGCTGCGGCCTGCCCTGGAAGTCTGGGCGCATGTGCAATCCATGCCGGAACCGGGCTTTGCAGTGATTGCCATGGGAAAGCGCGATGTTGCCTACGACGCCGGGTTGCCCAACCCGCTGCTGCGTTACAAGCCAGGCGTGCAATCGGCTGGCGACGATGTGAGCACCTGCAAGGTGACGGCCGTCATGGACCAGCACGCATTCATGACTGTCGCACCCGGATGTGAGTTGAAGGTCGGCGATATCATTTCCTTCGGCACCTCGCACCCGTGTCTGACGTTCGACAAGTGGCGTTCAGGTTGCCTGGTGGATAATGATCTGCGGGTGATAGAACCTTTCAGTACGTATTTCTAG